The Strix aluco isolate bStrAlu1 chromosome Z, bStrAlu1.hap1, whole genome shotgun sequence genome contains a region encoding:
- the PELO gene encoding protein pelota homolog, with product MKLVRKDLEKDNAGQVTLIPEEPEDMWHTYNLLQVGDSLRASTIRKVQTESATGSVGSNRIRTTLTLCVEAIDFDSQACQLRVKGTNIQENEYVKMGAYHTIELEPNRQFTLAKKQWDSVVLERIEQACDPAWSADVAAVVMQEGLAHVCLVTPSMTLTRAKVEVNIPRKRKGNCSQHDRALERFYEQVVQAIQRHINFEVVKCVLVASPGFVREQFCDYMFQQAVKTDNKLLLENRSKFLQVHSSSGHKYALKEALCDPAVTSRLSDTKAAGEVKALDDFYKMLQHEPDRAFYGLKHVEKANEAMAIDTLLISDELFRHQDVATRARYVKLVDSVRENMGTVRIFSSLHVSGEQLGQLTGVAAILRFPVAELSDQEDESSSEED from the exons ATGAAGTTGGTGAGGAAGGACCTGGAGAAGGATAATGCGGGACAGGTGACCCTGATCCCCGAGGAGCCCGAGGACATGTGGCACACCTACAACCTGCTGCAGGTGGGTGACAGCCTGCGGGCCTCCACCATCCGGAAGGTGCAAACCGAGTCGGCCACGGGCAGCGTGGGCAGCAACCGTATCCGCACCACCCTCACCCTCTGCGTAGAGGCCATTGACTTTGACTCACAGGCCTGCCAGCTGCGGGTGAAGGGCACTAATATCCAAGAGAATGAGTATGTCAAGATGGGGGCCTACCACACCATCGAGCTGGAGCCCAACCGGCAGTTCACACTGGCAAAGAAGCAGTGGGACAGCGTGGTGCTGGAGCGCATTGAGCAGGCTTGCGACCCAGCCTGGAGCGCCGATGTGGCAGCTGTGGTCATGCAGGAAGGGTTGGCTCACGTCTGCCTGGTCACTCCAAGCATGACGCTTACCCGTGCCAAGGTGGAGGTGAACATCCCCCGCAAGCGGAAAGGGAACTGCAGTCAGCACGACCGGGCCCTGGAGAGGTTTTACGAGCAGGTGGTGCAAGCCATCCAGCGGCATATCAACTTTGAGGTAGTGAAGTGTGTACTGGTGGCTAGCCCAGGTTTTGTACGGGAGCAGTTTTGTGACTACATGTTCCAGCAGGCGGTCAAGACTGACAACAAGCTTCTGTTGGAGAACAGGTCCAAGTTCCTACAG GTCCACTCTTCTTCGGGACATAAATACGCATTGAAGGAAGCCCTCTGCGACCCAGCTGTAACTAGCCGTCTCTCTGACACTAAGGCAGCTGGTGAGGTCAAAGCCTTAGATGACTTCTATAAAATGCTGCAGCATGAGCCTGACCGTGCTTTTTATGGTCTAAAACATGTGGAGAAGGCCAACGAAGCCATGGCCATCGATACGTTGCTGATCAGCGATGAGCTTTTCCGGCACCAGGATGTGGCTACACGTGCCCGATATGTTAAATTGGTAGATAGCGTGCGGGAGAACATGGGCACAGTACGCATTTTCTCCAGCCTTCATGTGTCCGGAGAGCAGCTTGGCCAGCTGACAGGGGTGGCAGCCATCCTGCGCTTTCCTGTTGCTGAGCTCTCTGACCAGGAAGATGAATCTAGCTCTGAAGAGGATTGA